One window of the Petroclostridium xylanilyticum genome contains the following:
- a CDS encoding ATP-binding protein — MKKGCSCAVDIPADTAYIGYSVEKIVNFLQTNIKLTEELIFEIKVILNELIINAVVHGNKKDKSKKVHIKAGICNNSEVYIIVEDEGEGIAAKIEDCNLKKGEQEELEVFCLNESGRGLAITSALCDCIKRNKKGNKVIILKKTN; from the coding sequence GTGAAAAAAGGTTGTTCGTGCGCTGTTGATATTCCGGCTGACACTGCTTATATCGGTTATTCGGTAGAGAAGATTGTTAATTTTCTACAAACAAATATAAAATTAACAGAGGAATTAATTTTTGAAATTAAAGTGATATTAAATGAGCTAATTATCAACGCTGTAGTACATGGTAACAAAAAGGATAAGAGCAAAAAGGTGCACATTAAAGCGGGAATATGCAACAATAGTGAGGTATACATTATTGTTGAAGATGAAGGAGAAGGAATAGCTGCTAAGATAGAAGATTGTAATTTGAAAAAAGGAGAACAGGAAGAATTAGAAGTATTTTGTCTTAATGAAAGTGGACGGGGTCTTGCAATAACATCTGCATTATGTGACTGTATAAAAAGAAATAAAAAGGGGAATAAAGTTATTATATTGAAAAAAACAAATTGA
- a CDS encoding SigB/SigF/SigG family RNA polymerase sigma factor: MAVAKEIEYLTEEQMFAEYREKRDKHLRDYIINKYLYIADILTKKFLNRGVEYDDIYQVACIGLLQAVERYDVTKGVKFSSFATPTIIGEIKRYFRDKGNIIRVPRRIYEIYQKVNQARHILSQTLGRAPKVEEIAEYLNLSEETILEIIESANISAVQSLEQSLYSDDETALQELVGEEDASFAKIENRDFIEKSLNHFNKAEKEFIKQRYYNKKTQKQIADLLGVSQMYISRLEKKVLDKFKRLYFKSAN, encoded by the coding sequence ATGGCAGTAGCTAAAGAAATAGAATATTTAACTGAAGAACAAATGTTTGCTGAATATCGTGAAAAAAGGGACAAGCATTTAAGAGACTATATTATTAACAAGTATTTGTATATCGCTGATATACTAACTAAAAAATTTTTAAACCGGGGAGTCGAGTATGATGATATATATCAGGTAGCATGTATTGGGCTGCTTCAAGCAGTAGAACGGTATGATGTTACTAAGGGTGTAAAATTTTCGAGCTTTGCCACACCTACGATAATAGGTGAGATAAAAAGGTACTTTAGGGATAAGGGAAATATAATAAGAGTTCCAAGAAGAATATACGAGATATATCAAAAAGTAAATCAAGCAAGGCATATATTATCACAAACCTTGGGGAGAGCACCCAAAGTGGAGGAAATTGCAGAATATCTTAATTTATCCGAAGAAACAATACTTGAGATTATAGAATCTGCAAATATAAGTGCCGTTCAATCGCTAGAACAATCCTTGTATTCTGACGATGAGACAGCATTACAAGAACTAGTTGGTGAGGAAGATGCATCCTTTGCAAAAATAGAGAATAGAGATTTTATAGAGAAGAGCCTAAATCATTTTAATAAGGCAGAAAAAGAATTCATAAAACAGAGATATTACAATAAAAAGACCCAAAAACAAATTGCTGATTTGTTGGGAGTGTCCCAAATGTATATCTCCAGGTTGGAAAAAAAAGTACTGGACAAATTTAAACGATTGTATTTTAAAAGTGCTAATTAA
- a CDS encoding ATP-binding protein codes for MEQFQQKNNSITREIDLVVPLLPEMVRIVRLTVSGIASRIGFQIDEIEDIKVAVAEICNRIITKTDPTSERCFIRFTMGDEQLKVSFSFENRKPEEFELFDEEDILGISIVNSLVDEVDVNYSKHSKEIITLSMFLKEN; via the coding sequence ATGGAACAATTCCAGCAGAAAAATAACTCAATTACCAGGGAGATAGATTTAGTAGTGCCACTTTTACCTGAGATGGTGAGAATAGTAAGGTTAACTGTTTCCGGAATAGCCAGCAGAATAGGGTTTCAAATAGATGAGATTGAAGATATTAAGGTTGCTGTCGCGGAAATTTGTAATCGAATTATAACAAAAACTGACCCAACTTCAGAGCGATGCTTTATCAGGTTTACTATGGGAGATGAGCAGTTAAAGGTAAGTTTCAGCTTTGAAAATAGAAAACCGGAAGAGTTTGAACTGTTTGATGAAGAAGACATTCTTGGTATTTCTATTGTAAACTCCTTGGTGGATGAGGTAGATGTAAATTATTCAAAGCACAGTAAAGAAATTATTACTTTATCCATGTTTTTAAAGGAGAATTAG
- a CDS encoding STAS domain-containing protein: MASNLDIFEKELEDAVVVELSGEIDISTVTELKEKLYAIVEQKNRSVKLDCTNLNYIDSTGLGVLVGVLKKVKSNNNDIYITNLKNNIKKLFLITGLNKVFIIEE, encoded by the coding sequence ATGGCTTCGAACTTAGATATTTTTGAAAAAGAATTGGAAGATGCAGTAGTAGTTGAGTTAAGTGGTGAAATAGATATTTCTACTGTTACAGAGCTAAAGGAAAAGCTTTATGCTATCGTAGAACAAAAAAATAGGAGTGTAAAGCTTGACTGTACTAACTTAAATTATATTGATAGTACAGGCTTGGGAGTATTAGTAGGAGTTCTTAAAAAAGTAAAAAGCAATAATAACGATATTTATATAACTAATCTTAAAAATAATATCAAAAAGCTATTCTTGATAACCGGACTTAATAAGGTATTCATAATTGAGGAGTGA
- a CDS encoding extracellular solute-binding protein: MSTILNIDKKKIENFWYYYKIHTFVGIFVAIMLLITLKDCANNVVPDITISYVGKNYIADEVGQKLKEKLSGVIQDINNDKKKELLFQPMTLSDEIRSEQDIAMQQKVMVTFAAGDTQIFLMDKTNFLRFAEQGAFQPLDDVAAKCGVDINKNPEIKLTARETTEAHVYGVPLEGNSMLEEIGFKTKDTYIALRILGEKDKQNEKKKVLYNNVYEIFQEIVKYNKK, from the coding sequence GTGAGTACTATTTTAAATATAGACAAAAAGAAAATCGAGAATTTCTGGTATTATTATAAAATCCACACATTTGTAGGAATTTTTGTTGCCATCATGTTGCTAATTACTCTTAAAGATTGTGCTAACAATGTTGTGCCTGATATCACTATCTCTTACGTAGGTAAAAACTACATTGCTGATGAAGTTGGTCAAAAACTTAAAGAAAAATTATCCGGAGTTATACAGGATATAAATAATGATAAGAAAAAAGAATTATTGTTTCAGCCGATGACTTTATCCGATGAAATAAGGAGTGAACAGGACATAGCAATGCAGCAAAAGGTTATGGTAACATTTGCTGCGGGAGATACACAAATATTTTTAATGGATAAGACGAATTTTTTAAGATTTGCTGAACAAGGTGCTTTTCAGCCCCTTGATGATGTAGCAGCAAAGTGTGGTGTGGATATTAATAAAAATCCCGAGATAAAGCTAACAGCCAGAGAAACAACGGAAGCCCATGTTTACGGTGTTCCTTTGGAAGGTAATAGCATGTTAGAAGAGATAGGCTTTAAAACTAAAGATACTTATATTGCTTTAAGAATCCTAGGTGAAAAAGATAAACAAAATGAGAAGAAAAAGGTTTTATATAATAATGTTTATGAAATCTTTCAAGAAATAGTAAAGTACAATAAAAAGTAG
- the lysS gene encoding lysine--tRNA ligase codes for MSEHLQEMELNEILRVRREKLKELQESGKDPFKIVKFDRTHNNQQIIDNFENMEGSIVSVAGRLMSKRGMGKASFCDLQDRYGKIQLYIRVNEVGEETYNQVKKFDIGDIVGVKGEVFKTHKGEISIKVLEITLLSKSLQPLPEKWHGLKDMDLRYRQRYVDLIVNPEVKDTFIKRSKIIKSIREFLDARGYIEVDTPILNTIPGGAAARPFITHHNTLDIDMYLRIATELHLKRLIVGGLEKVYEMGRIFRNEGMSIKHNPEFTTIELYEAYTDYKGMMELTEQLISTVAKEVLGTTKITYQGEEIDLTPPWNKMTMIESIKRFTNVDFATITTDEEARVAAKSLKVHVEDKHTRGEIINLVFEECVEEYLVQPTFIMDYPVEVSPLAKRKPDAPELTERFELFITRREMANAFSELNDPIDQKERFIKQVEAREAGDEEANMMDDDFINALEYGMPPTGGLGIGIDRLVMLLTDSYSIRDVLLFPTMKPKD; via the coding sequence ATGTCAGAGCACTTACAAGAGATGGAGTTAAATGAGATACTAAGGGTCCGTAGAGAAAAGTTAAAGGAATTACAGGAAAGCGGAAAGGATCCGTTTAAGATAGTAAAGTTTGATAGGACACACAACAATCAGCAAATAATTGATAATTTTGAAAATATGGAAGGTTCTATTGTCTCAGTAGCAGGCAGGCTTATGTCCAAAAGAGGTATGGGGAAAGCATCTTTCTGTGATTTGCAAGATAGATATGGAAAAATTCAGCTATATATTAGAGTAAATGAGGTAGGCGAAGAAACTTACAATCAGGTCAAAAAATTTGACATAGGAGATATTGTAGGTGTAAAAGGTGAGGTGTTTAAAACACATAAAGGAGAAATATCCATTAAAGTACTGGAAATCACGCTTTTATCCAAGTCTCTCCAACCTTTGCCGGAAAAGTGGCATGGATTGAAAGATATGGACTTGAGATATAGACAAAGATATGTGGATCTGATTGTTAATCCTGAAGTTAAGGACACTTTTATTAAGAGGAGCAAAATTATCAAATCCATTCGCGAATTTTTGGATGCCAGAGGATATATAGAGGTAGATACGCCTATATTAAATACTATTCCGGGTGGTGCTGCAGCAAGGCCTTTTATTACACATCATAATACACTGGATATAGATATGTATCTTAGAATAGCAACTGAGTTGCATTTAAAGAGGCTTATTGTGGGTGGACTGGAAAAAGTTTATGAGATGGGTAGAATTTTTAGAAATGAAGGCATGTCCATCAAGCACAATCCTGAGTTTACAACAATAGAGCTTTATGAAGCTTATACCGATTACAAGGGTATGATGGAATTAACAGAACAACTGATTTCAACTGTTGCAAAAGAAGTACTGGGTACAACAAAAATTACATACCAGGGTGAAGAAATTGATTTAACTCCTCCATGGAATAAGATGACAATGATTGAATCTATTAAAAGGTTTACCAATGTGGATTTTGCAACTATCACTACTGATGAAGAAGCCAGGGTTGCAGCGAAAAGCTTAAAGGTGCATGTTGAAGATAAGCATACCAGAGGGGAAATAATAAACCTTGTGTTTGAAGAATGTGTCGAAGAATATCTTGTACAGCCTACCTTTATTATGGATTATCCTGTAGAGGTATCACCGCTTGCAAAAAGAAAGCCGGATGCTCCTGAATTAACCGAACGTTTCGAGCTGTTTATTACACGCAGAGAAATGGCCAATGCTTTTTCGGAACTAAATGATCCTATTGACCAGAAAGAGAGATTCATTAAGCAGGTAGAAGCAAGAGAAGCCGGAGATGAGGAAGCAAATATGATGGATGATGATTTTATTAACGCTTTAGAATACGGCATGCCTCCTACCGGTGGACTGGGAATTGGAATTGACAGACTGGTAATGCTGTTAACTGACTCTTATTCAATAAGAGACGTACTATTGTTCCCAACTATGAAGCCAAAGGATTAA
- the greA gene encoding transcription elongation factor GreA translates to MTNSKQIVLTYEGLEKLENELEYLKTVKRKEVAEKIKQAIAFGDLSENSEYDEAKNEQAQVEVRIVQLENMLKNAKVIDEEDINTEIVSIGSKVKVLDLEFDEEVEYTIVGSTEADPSNYKISDESPVGRALVGQKVGSIVDVAVPDGVIKFKILEIKK, encoded by the coding sequence ATGACTAATAGTAAACAAATTGTATTAACGTATGAGGGTCTTGAAAAACTGGAGAATGAGCTTGAATATCTCAAAACCGTAAAGCGAAAAGAGGTTGCCGAAAAGATTAAACAAGCAATAGCTTTTGGTGATCTGTCTGAAAATTCCGAATACGATGAAGCTAAAAATGAGCAGGCGCAAGTAGAAGTTAGAATAGTACAGCTTGAAAATATGCTTAAAAATGCTAAAGTTATAGATGAAGAAGATATAAATACGGAGATTGTTAGTATCGGTTCTAAAGTTAAAGTCTTAGATCTAGAGTTTGATGAAGAAGTAGAATATACAATTGTAGGTTCTACTGAAGCGGACCCAAGCAATTATAAAATTTCTGATGAATCTCCTGTGGGAAGAGCACTCGTAGGGCAAAAGGTAGGAAGTATTGTTGATGTGGCAGTTCCTGACGGGGTAATTAAGTTTAAGATTTTAGAAATCAAGAAATAG
- a CDS encoding amidase domain-containing protein, whose translation MFIVNSGKIQNILEYNRKKAVEYAHAWAFRRNPQYYDFEKIGGDCTNFASQVIYAGSNIMNYTRNTGWYYVNVNNRSPSWTGVDFLYKFLVNNSSRGPFAEEVNVKDVQPGDIVQLSFNKPDDFNHSPVIVSTGTIPDVSNIQIAAHSIDRDYYPLTNYDWAYIRFIHIKGVRK comes from the coding sequence ATGTTTATCGTTAATTCCGGTAAAATACAAAACATCTTGGAATATAACCGTAAAAAGGCTGTAGAATACGCTCATGCATGGGCCTTTAGACGTAATCCGCAATATTATGACTTTGAAAAAATAGGTGGTGATTGTACTAATTTTGCCTCCCAGGTGATTTATGCAGGTAGTAATATTATGAATTACACCCGCAATACAGGATGGTATTACGTTAATGTAAATAATCGTTCACCATCCTGGACCGGCGTAGATTTTTTGTATAAGTTTCTCGTAAATAATTCTTCCAGAGGTCCCTTTGCAGAAGAAGTGAATGTAAAAGATGTCCAACCGGGGGATATTGTACAATTATCTTTCAATAAACCGGATGACTTTAATCATTCACCTGTCATTGTCAGCACAGGTACCATCCCCGACGTGAGTAATATACAAATTGCTGCGCATTCAATTGATCGGGACTATTACCCGTTGACCAATTACGATTGGGCATATATACGGTTTATACATATTAAAGGAGTGAGAAAATAA
- a CDS encoding small, acid-soluble spore protein, alpha/beta type, producing MEEKAVTKKANEADEKLKLEVAEELGLLEKVKQFGWKGLTAKETGRIGGIMTRRKRIMKEKSQQI from the coding sequence ATGGAGGAAAAAGCGGTAACTAAAAAAGCAAATGAAGCTGACGAGAAGCTCAAGCTTGAAGTAGCGGAAGAGCTGGGCTTATTAGAGAAAGTAAAACAATTTGGCTGGAAAGGACTTACTGCAAAAGAAACCGGAAGAATTGGAGGAATTATGACAAGACGTAAAAGGATAATGAAAGAAAAGAGTCAACAGATTTGA
- a CDS encoding ROK family transcriptional regulator — protein MRKQVVPGSFSLMKKMNTSLILNTIREKGPVSRAEIAKITGLTPATVTNITAELIKCHLILEAERGESSGGRKPVMLRINSNGYYVIGVYIGSKAVEIIVANLNSDSIYSDGLEIDSSIPNEVVLDKIVQKISTWMKANKDKKILGVGVGVHGLVKSREGISIYAPNLGWENVPVKDILESELNVPVFVDNDVRTMTLGESWFGIAKDISNFVFIYVGYGIGGSVVIDNQLYRGITEGAGEIGHTTIEVNGPRCSCGNFGCLQALASEQAIVNRVKEILSNGEKSIINEWVGGNLCRISPEIIFEAALNNDNVALRVVKEKAACLGIGVANLINTFNPSMVIINGRIIKLGKIIMECIQKEVGRRSMKYLQDSTKITFSSLSQNAVLKGAVALVLSETFENPEIVYSSYKTK, from the coding sequence ATGCGCAAACAGGTTGTACCAGGCAGTTTTTCTCTCATGAAAAAAATGAATACATCATTAATCTTAAATACTATTAGAGAAAAAGGACCTGTTTCAAGAGCAGAAATTGCTAAAATAACCGGTCTAACCCCTGCAACAGTTACAAATATTACTGCTGAATTAATTAAATGTCATTTAATTTTGGAAGCGGAAAGAGGAGAGTCCAGCGGTGGCAGAAAACCGGTAATGCTCCGAATTAATTCAAATGGGTATTATGTAATAGGAGTTTATATTGGTTCAAAGGCTGTAGAAATAATAGTAGCGAACCTGAATTCCGATAGTATTTATTCTGATGGTCTGGAAATTGACTCTTCTATTCCAAATGAGGTTGTACTTGATAAAATCGTTCAGAAAATAAGTACCTGGATGAAGGCTAATAAGGACAAGAAAATATTAGGTGTTGGTGTTGGAGTGCACGGATTAGTAAAATCCCGGGAAGGAATTTCTATCTATGCACCAAACCTTGGATGGGAAAATGTACCCGTTAAAGATATATTAGAAAGTGAATTAAATGTTCCTGTGTTTGTTGATAACGATGTTAGGACCATGACGCTGGGGGAAAGTTGGTTTGGTATTGCAAAGGACATCTCTAATTTTGTATTCATCTATGTAGGTTATGGAATTGGCGGTAGCGTAGTAATTGATAATCAACTTTACAGGGGGATAACTGAAGGGGCAGGGGAAATAGGCCATACTACGATTGAAGTGAACGGTCCGAGGTGTAGTTGTGGCAATTTTGGTTGTTTACAAGCACTAGCTTCAGAACAGGCAATAGTCAATAGAGTTAAGGAAATTTTGTCGAACGGTGAGAAATCTATCATCAATGAATGGGTAGGTGGAAATTTGTGTCGTATTTCCCCGGAAATAATTTTTGAGGCTGCCCTAAATAACGACAATGTCGCATTAAGAGTGGTGAAAGAGAAGGCTGCTTGCCTGGGAATCGGAGTAGCAAATTTAATCAATACCTTTAATCCTTCGATGGTTATTATTAATGGAAGAATCATAAAGCTTGGCAAGATTATCATGGAGTGTATTCAAAAGGAAGTAGGAAGGAGAAGCATGAAATACCTGCAGGATTCAACCAAAATAACTTTTTCCTCTCTAAGCCAGAATGCAGTATTGAAAGGTGCCGTGGCACTTGTATTGAGTGAAACTTTTGAAAATCCTGAAATTGTTTATTCATCGTATAAAACAAAGTAG
- a CDS encoding S41 family peptidase, translating to MFRKRSILIGAIVLVLITIFTTFIATSVLYLVVGNLPLYGIFNVQGGRTQYTKINQVREIIKKYYVEPVEEEKLMEGAAAGVAAAVGDPYTVYMNKKEYDDFMTQTHGSYAGIGVVVAPDPKDNLITVVAPFEGTPGEKAGILPGDKIIKVNGKDVWADKLEEAVSMMKGPKNTEVTITIVRENLSQPKDITIKRDIIVLQTVKHKVIDGNIGYIRITMFDEKTSKDFDAALDDLYSKNVSGLIIDVRDNPGGLLDEVVKIADRLLPEGLIVYTEDKNKNRDTKYSDKEEIKIPLVVLVNGGSASASEILSGAIKDHGKGKLVGTKTFGKGLVQTLFPLGDGSAVKVTISKYYTPNGTSIQGVGIQPDIVVEFPEELKRSIAQIKEEEDVQLKKAIEVVKQGM from the coding sequence TTGTTTAGGAAACGTAGTATATTGATTGGCGCAATTGTACTAGTATTAATTACTATATTTACAACCTTTATTGCAACAAGTGTTTTGTATCTTGTAGTAGGCAACCTGCCTCTCTATGGCATTTTTAATGTGCAGGGGGGAAGGACACAATATACAAAAATAAACCAGGTAAGAGAAATTATTAAAAAATATTATGTTGAACCTGTAGAAGAAGAAAAACTGATGGAAGGAGCTGCTGCAGGAGTAGCAGCGGCTGTAGGAGACCCGTATACAGTATATATGAATAAAAAAGAATACGACGATTTTATGACACAGACTCATGGCAGTTATGCCGGGATTGGTGTTGTAGTAGCTCCAGACCCAAAAGATAATCTTATTACTGTGGTAGCACCCTTTGAAGGTACTCCAGGGGAAAAAGCAGGGATATTACCTGGAGATAAAATCATTAAGGTAAATGGAAAAGATGTGTGGGCAGATAAATTGGAAGAAGCAGTGAGCATGATGAAGGGACCTAAAAATACAGAGGTCACTATCACCATTGTACGGGAAAATCTATCCCAGCCAAAAGATATAACTATCAAAAGAGATATCATTGTTTTGCAAACTGTAAAGCATAAAGTTATTGACGGAAATATCGGATATATCCGTATTACTATGTTTGATGAAAAAACAAGTAAAGACTTTGATGCCGCTTTGGACGATTTATATAGCAAGAATGTTAGCGGATTAATCATTGACGTAAGAGACAATCCCGGAGGGCTGCTGGACGAGGTTGTAAAAATTGCTGACCGCCTTCTGCCGGAGGGGTTAATCGTTTATACCGAGGATAAAAATAAGAATAGAGATACAAAATATTCGGATAAAGAAGAAATAAAAATTCCTCTGGTTGTACTTGTCAATGGCGGAAGTGCCAGTGCCTCAGAAATACTATCAGGGGCAATAAAAGACCACGGTAAAGGAAAGCTGGTAGGAACAAAAACGTTTGGAAAGGGCTTGGTTCAAACACTTTTCCCTCTTGGCGACGGTTCGGCGGTTAAAGTTACTATTTCCAAATATTATACTCCTAATGGCACGTCCATTCAGGGGGTAGGAATACAACCGGATATCGTTGTGGAGTTTCCGGAAGAATTAAAAAGGAGCATTGCTCAGATAAAAGAGGAAGAAGATGTTCAACTTAAAAAAGCAATTGAGGTAGTGAAACAAGGAATGTAA
- a CDS encoding murein hydrolase activator EnvC family protein — MNKRVMTIAVASITLIFILGTILPVYAEGLQDLEKKLNRVNKEMNETQKELKAVQNQKKGVINEIEKIEQEIDKTENELDEINKLLSQSEKKIKEKEEELAEAMRAAEQQFEVLKLRARTMYEDGNTTYLEVLLNATSFSDFISRLEIVKEIIQYDNNLLAQLKQNRDNVAKARQAAEDERKNREKIKNRVADTKRVLNEKQVSRSQTLARLSSQEKEYERALDELEELSKQVEKEIRKLQEQNKRKYAGGKLEWPAPNYYNITSPFGNRYHPILRTTRMHTGIDIGAPSGATVKAANAGKVILAASNGGYGKCIIIDHGGGIATLYAHNSSLLVSAGDEVKKGQTIAKVGSTGWSTGPHLHFEVRENGTPVDPMKYYN; from the coding sequence ATGAACAAAAGAGTTATGACGATAGCAGTTGCCAGTATAACATTAATATTTATACTGGGAACAATTTTGCCTGTATATGCCGAAGGACTGCAAGATTTGGAAAAAAAGCTTAATAGGGTTAATAAGGAAATGAATGAGACACAGAAAGAGTTAAAAGCAGTACAAAACCAAAAAAAAGGAGTAATCAATGAAATAGAAAAGATTGAACAGGAAATTGATAAGACAGAAAATGAGTTGGATGAAATCAACAAGCTGCTTTCTCAAAGTGAAAAGAAGATTAAAGAAAAAGAAGAAGAGCTTGCAGAAGCAATGAGAGCAGCCGAACAACAGTTTGAAGTGTTAAAATTGAGAGCCAGGACGATGTATGAAGATGGAAATACTACTTATTTGGAGGTACTGTTAAACGCAACAAGTTTTTCTGATTTCATATCCAGACTGGAGATTGTAAAAGAGATTATACAATATGACAATAACCTTTTAGCACAATTAAAACAGAACAGGGACAATGTAGCTAAAGCCAGGCAGGCTGCTGAAGACGAAAGGAAAAATAGAGAAAAAATAAAAAATCGTGTAGCAGATACAAAAAGGGTATTGAATGAAAAGCAGGTATCAAGAAGTCAAACGCTGGCAAGACTAAGTTCACAGGAAAAAGAATATGAACGTGCTTTAGATGAATTGGAGGAACTATCAAAGCAGGTGGAAAAAGAAATACGAAAGTTGCAAGAACAAAACAAAAGAAAATATGCTGGAGGTAAATTGGAGTGGCCGGCGCCAAATTATTATAATATTACATCCCCCTTCGGCAATAGATATCACCCGATATTAAGGACGACAAGGATGCATACAGGAATTGATATAGGCGCTCCTTCCGGTGCGACCGTAAAGGCAGCTAATGCTGGAAAGGTTATTTTAGCTGCATCCAACGGGGGATACGGAAAATGCATTATCATTGACCATGGAGGAGGAATTGCAACATTGTATGCCCATAATAGTTCCCTTCTTGTTAGTGCCGGGGATGAAGTGAAAAAAGGACAGACAATAGCAAAGGTAGGAAGTACAGGATGGTCAACCGGACCTCACTTGCATTTTGAGGTTAGAGAAAATGGTACCCCTGTGGACCCCATGAAATATTATAATTAA
- the ftsX gene encoding permease-like cell division protein FtsX: MKVSTFKYFVKEGFSSIWTNRIMSLASIGIVVACLIIFGMFMLFSTNINFIGGQIKDQWEIKAFIDESIPIEQVDEIGAKIKNIRYVRECVLETKEQALENYKKQLGEDAHVLEGFEKHNPLRHSYIINLSDIQYADQVVQQLGTIPGIVKVKNHRETVEKLLKITEFIRMGSLWVMILLAFIAVFIISNTIKLAVFARRKEINIMKFVGATDWFIRWPFIVEGIVIGLIGALLSLVLVGYGYNYILKLIYQSINIFKLREFSEVFEGLALIFIVIGTSIGAIGSAISIRKYLRV, encoded by the coding sequence ATGAAAGTTAGTACATTTAAATATTTTGTTAAAGAAGGTTTTTCAAGCATATGGACCAATCGGATCATGAGCTTGGCTTCAATAGGCATTGTGGTTGCATGTCTTATTATTTTTGGAATGTTTATGCTGTTTAGTACAAATATAAATTTTATAGGTGGTCAAATAAAAGACCAGTGGGAAATCAAAGCATTTATTGATGAAAGTATACCCATTGAGCAAGTTGATGAAATAGGAGCAAAAATTAAAAATATACGGTATGTACGGGAATGTGTCCTTGAAACTAAGGAACAAGCTTTGGAAAACTATAAAAAGCAGCTGGGCGAAGATGCGCACGTACTGGAAGGATTTGAGAAACATAACCCATTAAGACATTCATATATAATAAATCTTAGCGATATTCAGTATGCAGACCAGGTAGTACAGCAGCTAGGGACAATTCCTGGAATCGTGAAAGTCAAAAATCACAGGGAGACTGTGGAAAAGTTATTAAAGATTACAGAATTTATCAGGATGGGCAGCTTATGGGTAATGATACTTTTAGCATTTATCGCTGTATTTATTATATCTAATACCATTAAATTAGCAGTTTTTGCCCGCAGGAAAGAAATAAATATTATGAAATTTGTTGGAGCTACTGACTGGTTTATTCGTTGGCCATTTATTGTGGAAGGCATCGTGATCGGGCTAATAGGAGCACTGTTATCCCTGGTTTTGGTGGGTTATGGCTATAATTATATTTTGAAGCTCATCTATCAAAGTATAAATATCTTTAAACTTAGAGAATTTTCAGAGGTGTTTGAAGGTCTGGCGTTAATTTTTATTGTCATCGGGACAAGCATAGGTGCAATTGGCAGCGCAATATCGATTAGAAAATACCTTCGTGTTTAA
- the ftsE gene encoding cell division ATP-binding protein FtsE, with amino-acid sequence MILLTNVSKTYSNGTIALNNVNLSINKGEFVFIVGPSGAGKSTLIKLLLREEEASSGSIVVNDFDVTNLRRGEIPYLRRSMGIVFQDFRLLPNKTVYENVAFAMKIVEASAKEIRRQVPFLLSMVGLSSKAKMYPHQLSGGEQQRVSLARALANNPSVLIADEPTGNLDPETAWDIVKLINDINKRGTTVVMATHAKEIVNNMKKRVIALEKGTVVRDEEKGVYGYES; translated from the coding sequence TTGATATTGTTGACGAATGTATCTAAAACATATAGTAATGGCACAATAGCGTTAAATAACGTTAATTTATCAATAAATAAAGGTGAATTTGTTTTTATTGTAGGTCCCAGTGGGGCAGGGAAGTCCACGTTGATCAAATTGTTGCTGAGGGAAGAAGAAGCCAGTTCCGGCAGCATTGTAGTGAATGATTTTGATGTGACAAATCTTCGCAGAGGTGAAATTCCATATTTGCGAAGAAGTATGGGTATAGTATTTCAGGACTTTAGGCTGCTTCCAAATAAAACAGTATATGAAAATGTGGCTTTTGCAATGAAAATCGTTGAAGCTTCTGCAAAGGAAATACGGCGACAGGTTCCGTTTCTTCTAAGCATGGTAGGGTTGAGCAGTAAAGCGAAAATGTATCCCCATCAATTATCAGGTGGAGAGCAGCAAAGGGTATCTTTGGCACGGGCATTGGCTAATAACCCTTCGGTACTTATAGCCGATGAGCCGACGGGAAATCTCGACCCTGAAACTGCATGGGATATTGTTAAGTTAATTAATGATATTAATAAGAGGGGGACTACTGTAGTAATGGCTACCCATGCAAAAGAAATTGTAAACAATATGAAAAAGCGGGTGATTGCTTTAGAAAAAGGTACTGTTGTTCGTGATGAAGAGAAAGGCGTGTATGGTTATGAAAGTTAG